Within Mucilaginibacter inviolabilis, the genomic segment AATCATGATACCGATGGAGGCTTTACCCACGATCAAGTTATTGAGTTTTGGAATGCAAAAGGGAAGTATTATTCGTTCGATTATAACAATTATCATTTTGTGGTATTAAACGGTAACGAAAGGGCACCTGAAAATAAGTTGAAAGGATACCCCAATTCTATTTTAAAAGAGCAGCGTAACTGGCTTAAACAGGATCTGGATAGTACTAATTTACCTGTCATTGTATTTTGCCACCAAGGTATTGATAACGATCTTGATGGTTTAAAAGAAGGCAATCAAATACGCATATTATTTGAACGGGCAAACAAAAAAGCAGGCTTTCAGAAGGTGCAACTGGTTCTGAGCGGGCATCATCATGAAGATTATCTTAATGTTTATAACAATATAAACTACCTGCAAATCAATAGCATATCCTACCAGTTTGCTCATTTAAAGGATGGTTATGATTTTGCATCCACAATTGATCCTATCTGGGCGTTTATAACTGTTTATGATAACGGGATTATCGACGTAAAAGGCAAAAAATCTTCCTATAAAAACGAAAAAGAAACCGGAGAATACGATGGTTACCCTACGGTTCCGTTCATCTCTGATAGAGAAATAAAAGTGGAGGTAAAGAAATAGGAATATTATAGAAATGCCCTCCGCCAACTTTCTATCTTTTGACGCCAGTCTGCACTTGTTCCTGAAATCGTTATCGGTTAACGGTGATTGTTAGTTTTTTGAGCAAAATAAGAGTTACTTACCCATGAAATCTCTAGCATATTTTTGGCTTTTGATCAGTGTCGCTTTTCCTGTTTGTAATTTTTAATTAAGGTTAATTTAAGCTAAATTCGTGTTAGATATTATTCATAAATATGCCTTCCCCGATATGTTTATGTAGCAATAATTTATTTTCTTTAAATTATATTCGGTACAAAATTAACCTATGATAAAAAAGATACCTTCTCTACTTGTTTGTTTGGCATTTGTGATACCCTTACGGGCTCAGGAAATAGCGCCATCTGCCTGGCAAAAATTTCCGGATAGCACAATTGTTAAAATTCATCCTTCTTATAATGATGTTACAGGTATACACCGCTGGTTGTTTGGAACAAACTTCCGTAAAGAGTGGGCCATAGCCGTTAAATTGCCGGTGATCAGATTGTCGCAAGTTAATGGGGGCTTAACAACTTTAAAACAAGGCGGTGGTATGCAATCCAAATCATTGCGACTGGAAGATAAAACCGGGAGAGAGTGGGTACTAAGAAGCGTTGAAAAAGTGCCTGATAAGCTACTGCCTGAAGGTTTGCAGGGTACATTTGCTATTGATTGGGTTAGTGATGAATTTAGCGCACAGCACCCGTATTCCGCTTTGATCGTTCCTCCATTGGCTGTAGCTGCCAGGGTACCTCATGCCAACCCGGTTATTGGTGTGGTTGCAGATGACCCGGCTCTGGGGCAGTATAGCAAGATATTCACCAATACCGTATGTTTATTGGAAGAGCGGGAACCCATTGGCGAATCTGACAACACCTTTAAAATGCAACGTGAGCTAACTAAAAGTTATGCTAACCGGGTTGATGGTGAGGCGTTTTTGCGGGCACGTATGCTCGACCTGTTAATAGGCGATTGGGACAGGCACGAAGATCAATGGCGCTGGGCAGTAACCAAAGAAGATAAAGCAAGGCATTATGTGGCTGTACCACGCGATCGCGATCAGGTTTTTCATGTTAACCAGGGGCTGTTTCCATCCATAGCTGCATTACCCTGGATTGATCCTTTATTGGGAAATTTTGAAGGTGATCTTTCGAGTGTGAAATATTCTTTGTTCAAAACCAGGTTCATGAAACAATTTCCGGATGCGCAGGTAAGCTATGATGAGTGGATGCGGATTGTTAATGACTTTGTTAAGGCCGAAACAGACCAGGTTTTAGAAGCCGGGTTAAAAAGGTTACCTAAAGAAACGTATGATTTCAGGCATCAGGAACTATTATCCATACTAAAAAAACGCAGGGATAATATGCCAGCAGCCATGGCCGGGTATTATCGTTTTATAAACAGGATAGTTGATTTACATACCACAGATAAAGATGAGCAGATTACCGTGAGTGATGCACCTAATAAAGGAATGCGGGTAACGGTAGAAGGCCTGAATAAAAAAGGAGAGACCAAGAATACAGTATGGGATATGACCTATCAGCCAGATATAACCCAAGAGCTAAGGTTATACACCGGCGCAGGTAATGATCATATTGTGATCAATAATGCGTCGTCACCCATTAAATTACGAATTATTGATAGTGTTGATGATAAAACTTTCGATGTAAAACAATCCAACAGCAGTGTAAAAATTTATGGGCCGAAGGATAGTACCAGCTTCACGGGTAATGTAAACCGGCTGAGTAAGCACTTATCAACAGATACCCTAAACAGCCGGTTTGTACCAGCTAATCTTTATAATGTTTGGATGCCTTTGGCAACAGCAGCTATTAATGCCGATGATGGTTTTCTGTTAGGGCTAGGTTTTAAATATAAAGGCGTGGATGGTTTTAGAAAGTTACCATACTCCACTATACAACAAGTAATGATTACTCATTCGTTTGCTACAGATGCATTCAGAATAAAATATAACGGTGAATGGATCCAGGCTATAGGTAAAGCTGATTTTACGATGCAGGCTTATGTCCAGGCACCAGATAATACCATGAACTTTTTTGGCCGTGGTAATGATACCAAGCTTACCAAATTTCCGGGATATCGCCGCTTTTATCGTGCCCGCTTTAATACTTATCAGCTTGACCCAGCATTGCGCTGGCATACGGGTAAAGGAAGCACATTTAGTGCAGGCCCGTCGTTACAATTTTACCACATGAACCTTGCGGATAATGTTGGAAAGTTTATCAGTCTGCCAACTACCCATATCAATTCTTATGATAGTGCTACTTTAAATAAAGATAAAGCGCATGTCGGACTGATTTTAAATTATATCAGCAATCGACGGAATAATAACATATTGCCATCGGGTGGTTTTTATTTTAATGTGTTGGTTCAGGGTTATACCGGGCTTAACAGCTATTCTAAGTCATTTATGCAGATCAAGCCTGAGTTTACTTATTATCAAAAGCTAAATTCGGCGGGTACTATTGTACTGTCTGATCGTGTTGGTGGCGGCGTAACTGTTGGTGATCCCGCGTTTTACCAGTCTTTATTTCTGGGGGGACAAGGGAATTTATTGGGTTTTCTTCAAAATCGGTTTGCCGGGCAACAAATGGTGTTTAACAACCTTCAGGGCCGGGTAAAACTAGCCAAGATAGCCAGTTATATATTACCTGGAGAGCTGGGATTAACCGGGTTTTATGATACTGGCAGAGTCTGGATAAAAGATGAACACTCAGATACCTGGCACCAGGGCGTGGGTGGTGGTTTATATTTTTCACCAGCCGGAT encodes:
- a CDS encoding metallophosphoesterase family protein translates to MKRRSFLIRSIIGSIGVAVADTLSVNANSIESRRMEKNGKVLFRMGICTDLHQDLINDGPSRVQSFITEMNRLKPDFIIQMGDFCVPKPANQPIMDIWNQFKGPKYHVIGNHDTDGGFTHDQVIEFWNAKGKYYSFDYNNYHFVVLNGNERAPENKLKGYPNSILKEQRNWLKQDLDSTNLPVIVFCHQGIDNDLDGLKEGNQIRILFERANKKAGFQKVQLVLSGHHHEDYLNVYNNINYLQINSISYQFAHLKDGYDFASTIDPIWAFITVYDNGIIDVKGKKSSYKNEKETGEYDGYPTVPFISDREIKVEVKK
- a CDS encoding BamA/TamA family outer membrane protein, which codes for MIKKIPSLLVCLAFVIPLRAQEIAPSAWQKFPDSTIVKIHPSYNDVTGIHRWLFGTNFRKEWAIAVKLPVIRLSQVNGGLTTLKQGGGMQSKSLRLEDKTGREWVLRSVEKVPDKLLPEGLQGTFAIDWVSDEFSAQHPYSALIVPPLAVAARVPHANPVIGVVADDPALGQYSKIFTNTVCLLEEREPIGESDNTFKMQRELTKSYANRVDGEAFLRARMLDLLIGDWDRHEDQWRWAVTKEDKARHYVAVPRDRDQVFHVNQGLFPSIAALPWIDPLLGNFEGDLSSVKYSLFKTRFMKQFPDAQVSYDEWMRIVNDFVKAETDQVLEAGLKRLPKETYDFRHQELLSILKKRRDNMPAAMAGYYRFINRIVDLHTTDKDEQITVSDAPNKGMRVTVEGLNKKGETKNTVWDMTYQPDITQELRLYTGAGNDHIVINNASSPIKLRIIDSVDDKTFDVKQSNSSVKIYGPKDSTSFTGNVNRLSKHLSTDTLNSRFVPANLYNVWMPLATAAINADDGFLLGLGFKYKGVDGFRKLPYSTIQQVMITHSFATDAFRIKYNGEWIQAIGKADFTMQAYVQAPDNTMNFFGRGNDTKLTKFPGYRRFYRARFNTYQLDPALRWHTGKGSTFSAGPSLQFYHMNLADNVGKFISLPTTHINSYDSATLNKDKAHVGLILNYISNRRNNNILPSGGFYFNVLVQGYTGLNSYSKSFMQIKPEFTYYQKLNSAGTIVLSDRVGGGVTVGDPAFYQSLFLGGQGNLLGFLQNRFAGQQMVFNNLQGRVKLAKIASYILPGELGLTGFYDTGRVWIKDEHSDTWHQGVGGGLYFSPAGLTIVQLLAGHSNEGWYPYISLNFRI